Genomic segment of Candidatus Eremiobacterota bacterium:
CAGGTGGGATTCGCACCCACTATACAACACGACCTTGCTCGGCCGCACCGCACATCTGGACTGGAGTGTCCAAACCCATATCCCCATTGGGTTCCTGGGCATTTGAATCAGCCTGGATAATCCTCTTGACGGACCTCCCCGTGACGGCCACCTCGAAGGCCTCGGGAGCGATATCCCACTTTTTGTGGACAGCCCTCTTCGCAAAACGAAGGAATCCCTCGACAGCCTGCATGAGGGTGGCCACCGGGACCTCCTGGGCGTAGGAGAGCCACGCCCCCTGGACGCGGGTCCCCTCAATGAATACCCTGGCGAGATACCGCGCCTGCTCTGGCGTGAGCTTCCCCGCCTGTATAAGGTCCAGCATATCGGGATACTCCAGATAGCTCCTTTCCTGTTTGATGAGGGAATAGGCAGTGCTGCGGGACATCCCGAGGCGTTCCCTGGAGTAGTGGCCCAGGCTGAGGAAGAGCATGTCCTTGTAGAGGCCGAAATTGTTGAGAGTCCGAAGGAGGCGCCCCTGGTAGAAGGAGAGGGAATGGCGCAGCATTGCCATCTCCCTGAGCCGTGCAATGGTTTCGAAGGGATCGGCGGCAGGACGCACCAGGGACCCATCGGGAGTGACAGCGGTATCGACATCGGGCCTGTGGCCTGCGGGAGCCTGGAATTCCGAAGGAAGCTCCACCGTGACGGGCTTCCAGGGGAGGAACTCCCACAGATGCGACACCTCTTCGAGGTCCTTGTGGACCTGCCGTGCAAGCTCTCTGTCCCGCTCGCCGAAGGGGGCCTCATTATCGAGGGAAGCTATAGCACCCGCCAGGGCGCTAAGGAGAAGTGCCTTCTCCCCGAAGGCGGGATCGGCGCCGGTCTCCCTGGAGCCGGAAGCATCAGGGCCATCGTGAGAGTGTGCTCCATCACCGAGGGTGGCGCAGGCGCCCTGGGAGGCCTCACGGACCTGGGAGCTATTCCCCTGCTGACGGCAGAGAGAAGCTCCCGCGGCCTCCTGAGCCTCAGGCTCCTGTGCCTCCAGGCCCAGGCTTCCGATGCCCTCAAGCGGCGCCGAAGCGGCGAACTCGGCGAGAAGAGCCTCCACGAATGACTCCGAAGGGAGCTCTGCCTCTTCCATCCTTCGGAAGACCTCAAGGGCCCGGTCCCACTTCGCGGCAACGGGAAAAGGAACCCGCGCGCTTACGGCGAGGCTCCCTGTGTCCTCTTCGTCGTCATCCCCGGCGACAAAGGTATTGATGCCGCTCCCCCCGGGGCCGCCTTCAGCATCCCCCGAAGCACCTGTGCCGGCCTCACCGGCACAGGTTTTAAAACACTTCACCTCCTCCTCAATTTCTCTTATGGTGCACCGCATGGCTTTTGGGAGCCACTCCGCCTCGTTCTCAGGCGTCACGACCTGGAAGAGATACCGCAGCGCGCTCTTGCGCAGAAGCCCCTCCTCAAGAGCCTCCCTGATGAGTGGGAGCCTTTGAAGGGCCTTCGCATTCCGCATCAGCTCATAGCCGCTCCTTGATGAGATCCCAAGCTCCTCTCGGACAAAGTCGCCGATACGCACATAACCGAGCTTCTCGATCTTCCCGTTGAGGGAAAGGAGGGCCTCCCCTATGAGGATATCAAGCTTCGTGCCGGCGGAAGAGAGGCACCAGAGGTTCCAGTCCAGGACTTCCCCGGTGAGGTCCCTGAAGATATGCCTGCTGTCAGCCCGTGAGAGCACCTCGTCGGCGCCGTAGGTCACCAGCGGGAGGCCAGGGAGTGCCCTGAAGACCTGCCCGCTCTCCATGGTGGCCTCGTATCCGGGATACTCGCGGATCGTGCCGGTATGCACGATAATCCTCCTTTCACAATTTTTTGCAGAGAGAGCAGATACTTTTGTATCTCTATTAATATTATACAAAAACAATCAGGTCATGTCAAAATGGTCATCTGCAGAAATGCTTGTCATTATTAATGTTGAAGGTCATCGCTGAGTGGTATGTGAATGAACAGAAAGACCTGTTTTGTGATTTTTTGCTTCAAAACCCATGGAGGCCCCACCAGTGCAGAGAAAAGGCATTATCTGAAAGGGGAGGGAAGAGCCTTTGAAAAAAGAGCCGATGAATAATATTTTCAATCTCAATGAGCGCGGACCTGGATTTGCCGCGCTATCCTGAATTGGGAAAATGGAATGGAGCCGGAAAAGCTAAATGCTGAAAGGATAGCGGCTGAGCGTCTCCACTTTCTGCGACGCCCCGGGTTTGAAAGTGAACCGGTCTTTGGGAAATGAAGGGCTCGCGGTGAACTCCGTGCAGGTGTATTTGCGGCCGAAGACCTCCTCGCTGGTCCCCTTACCTTCACTTTCTCCACCGGTGCTGTCCTGCCTTTTCAGGATCACTTTCTGGGAGGGGTCTATCCAGAAGGTAAGGACCACGTCAGCGCCGATGGAGCTCCGCTGCCTCGAGGTAAAGACCTCAACGTCTCTGCCGAGAATTTTGTCCTTGGCGGTCCGCTCAGTGGGCAGACCCTTCGGAACCTTCCAGAACCTTATTATCTCGAGTGCAGTGCTGTCGGGCTCCATTTTGAGCACCGTGTTCTGCTGCTCCTTGTTCCACTCGTCAAGCTCTTCATCGTCTCCCTTGGTATCGTAGGAGGTTTTCCTGTTGAACTCCCAGAGCGTCTTCCCATCGAACGCCACATCGCATTCATGGGTGATGACTCCCTCTTCACCGAAGCCGAAGGACTCCATCTCCATGGGCTCTTTACGGTGCATGAAGAACTTGTCTCCCTTGACAGCCAGATCGATATAATGAAGAGATTTTTTCCCCCCCGTGAGCTCGCTTACCTCGATAGTCCACTTTGACGAGAACGAAGAGCCGGCACCGCCGCCGCACCCCCCGCAGCAGAGAGCGAGAGCGCAGGCAAGCGTCACAAAGCAAAGCAGGGTGTTCATCCTTTTCATCGGTTTATCCATCCTTTCTATTGATATCTTCGGGAGAGACAGGAGGAGGAGAGAGGGCCACCCCGGGCTTTTTCGCCATGACGAGGCTCCGGAACTCATCAAATCCAATGAGATCAGCGCTTACGTTTAATGTCATGCCGTCGGAAGCGGTAATCATAAGGGTCGAGGCGCTTTCCTGGACCTGTTTTATTTCATTCCACCTGAGAAAGACTTTTTGAAAGAGGCCTTCAAAGCGGAGCCCATCATCCTGGGGCTCTATGGCGACATAGAAATCCCTGATCCCGATCTTTATAAAAGTGAAGGCAAGCCAGAGAAGGAAGGCGGCCATGATGAATATGCAGGACTTCTCGACGAAAGACGGCACCTGGATGGACGTTTCGGCAAAGCACACATAGAACATCGCCAGGGAAATGAGGGTGGAGATAAGGGCCGGCACAAGGAGAGGAAGCCTCACGAGAATATTGGAGGAATATTTCATATGCGCAGCTGCCTTTCCCGATTGAATGGCGTGGAAACCACAGGTTATTCTTGACCCGGTCAGGCGTCCAGGTTCTCTTCACCCATTGAAGATTATAGCAAAAACAGCAGAACCCGGCAAGTTATGTGATAGTCCGATTTCTATGCTCCACATGGCATGCAGCCTCACCTCACGAGGAATTCCGATCTACTGTTCGTCTCCGAACAGTTTTGCACCTCTGACCGTCCGCCGCTGCGTGCGCTCCTTCTCCCGGAGCCTTCTCCGGGCTCTTTCATTTCAAGCAGGTTTCTGCCGGCAGTACAGGGAACTGAAAATCAGCATGTATTTGCGGCAAGAGGGGAGCGCGATGGGTCAAAAACGCTGCAGCCTTGAGGAAATCCAGGCGAAAATCGAGCGCCATGGAGCATCGGGAGAAGAAGCCGAGACCGTGCTCTCCCGCTGCTTTGAGGACATTATCGGATGCTTCAATACCGGGCGGGCCTTTCTGCAGCTCTATGACGCTGAAAAAGGTGATTTCGTCACCACAGCGGGCCACAACGTGGACACCGACCATCTTTTCGACAAGGAATTCATCAGTGTCACCATTTTGAAAAAGGTCACGAAAGAGCGGCAGCCGGTCCTCACGATGGACGCGATGGAGGATCCCCGCTTTACCACCAGATCCAGCATCGCCATTTCTGGACTCCGCTCGGTGCTCTGCGCCCCGGTCAACGTTCTTGAAGGGCTTGTCGGCATTTTCTACATGGACAATAACTACCGCCGGGGCGTCTTCAGCAGGGATGACGTGACCTTTCTGGAGGCGGTCCTTGGAAAGCTCGCCGCAGTGGTGAAAAAGATCCGCCCCGATATCCGGCCGAAAGCGTAAGACTGGCTTACAAGAT
This window contains:
- a CDS encoding GAF domain-containing protein → MGQKRCSLEEIQAKIERHGASGEEAETVLSRCFEDIIGCFNTGRAFLQLYDAEKGDFVTTAGHNVDTDHLFDKEFISVTILKKVTKERQPVLTMDAMEDPRFTTRSSIAISGLRSVLCAPVNVLEGLVGIFYMDNNYRRGVFSRDDVTFLEAVLGKLAAVVKKIRPDIRPKA